A stretch of DNA from Spirochaeta isovalerica:
TTCCGTATTCGAACATATCCGGTGCATCGGAAAGGCGGACTGATCTCATAATGAATCTGTCGTCAGTCAGCACCGGGATATTGCGAAGCGTCTCAGGAGGAATCATCTTAAGGCCTTTTTAAAGGTAACTTTCCAGTCGTTACCCGTACCAATGGAGAACTTTTCAACAAAGCTTCCCAGATTGGTGGCGATGGCGAAGTTCCCGATTTCATTGTTATAGATCAGCTCGCTGTCTTTTTCCACATCGGAGAAGGTGCGGCAGTAGGGGAGAACGGTATTATACCGGCTCTCGCCTTTGCAGGTTATTTCCGTTTCCACTTTGTCGCCGAACTGAATGCCCATCCTTTCGAAGAAATCAATGGGGATATTGGTCCAGACCATTCCGAAGTGGGGATCTTCTATATCGAGGACTCCGGTCAGAACATCTCCCTTCAGTTCCGGGTCGATGATTTCATGCATGACAATCTCTTCAACCGGGAATTCGGGCCCGACTCCTTCAAAATCGATCACTCCCGAGGCCAGGCGGGCTCCCGTGTAGGCATAGACATCTCTTCCGTGAAAGACATGGGATTTTTCGCTTCCCTTTACGCGGTTGACGCTTTCATCTATTTCCCTTACGGCGACAATGCCGACATGCTTTTTCAAATGTGTCAGAGACCCGTTGTCCGGGGTGACTATATAGTGCCCGTCGGCTGTTTTCGCCACGACGCTCTTTCTTCCCGAACCGACGCCGGGATCGATAACCGAAACAAATACGGTTTCTTCCGGCCAGGCGTGGCAGGTCTGGTAGAGAGAATAAGAGGCTTCCCATGTGTTGAATTGGGGAATCATATGGGTGAGATCGAACATGCGCAGCGAAGGGTCGACTTTTGCCGAAATGCCGTGCATCTGCGAAACGGTTCCCTCGAGAATCCCGAAATCACTCTGAAATACTATCAGTTTATCTTTCATTTTATTTTCCTTAAAGTTATTTTCCATTCGGGGCCGGCCCCGATTTTATAGGTGGCGGAGAAGTCCCCCTGGTGGAGAGCCACTGCGGCCATAAGCATGGAGTTTACATAAATAAGCGGCTCGAGCATACCCACATTGCCGAAAGAACGAACATAGGGAACGATGCTCCGGTATCGTCTTTCCCCTTTATAGGTGACAAGAACTTCAAGCTCGTCGTTGAGTTTGAAACCGGCTTCATCGAGCATTTCTCCGTTGATATTGGTCCAGAGATGGCCGAAACGTATATCCAGGACTTCAACCGTTCCGTCTATCCGGCCTTCTGAAATAAGGGCCTGCTCGATATCCATCTCGATAATGTCATCAACGTTCAATTCCGGACCGACGCCTTCGTAGTCTATAACGCCGGAAGCCAGTCTGGCTCCCGTGTAGGCGTAGACATCCCGTCCGTGGAAAGTGTGGGAATTTTCCGAACCTTTGAGCCTGTTGACCGATTCGTCGATTTCTCTCAATGATTCGATTCCGAATTTCTGTTTCATATGTGTCAGGGTCCCGTTATCGGGAGTGACGATATAATGGCCGGTCGTGGTTTTTGCGACAACGGATTTTCTCGTCGTGCCTACACCCGGGTCGACGACTGAGACAAATACAGTGCCTTCCGGCCAGAACTGCACTGTCTGAAAAAGCCTGTATGAACCTTCCAGTATCTGAAAGGGAGTTATGCCATGAGTCAGATCGTGAATCTCCAGATCTTTGGAGACTCCTTTCGCAACACCGTACATGGCGCTGACGGCGCCGTCGTTCAGGCCGAAATCACTCTGCAAAACCAGTAAGTTATTCATTCAATACTCCTTATCCGATTTACTTATTTAAATGAATGGATTCCAGAAACGTCCGTGATTAATGAAGATCGTCACGGCGACGGATCCGGCGAATATCGTTACGGTAAAAATAATGACCATTATATCGTTGCGGCTGAGCTTTCTCGTATGATACCAGGTCCGCTTGTTGTGCTTGGCGAATCCCCTCAGATCCATGGCATCGGATATGTTGTTTATCCGGTCCAGGGAGGACATAATCAGGGGGAAAATCATCTTGAAATACTCTTTGATTCTTTTGCCGAATTTCTGTTTCTTCGACATCTCCAGACCTCTCGCCTGCTGCGCTTTGGATATGATCTGGTACTCCGAATAGATATCCGGCAGATAGCGCAATGTCAGGCTCACCGTATAGGCGACCTTGTAGTGGAGGCCGATGCGGTTCATACTGGCGGCGAACTCGCTGGGGTGGGTGGTCAGGAAAAACAGCAATCCGAAGGGTATCGTCGCGGCGTATTTGGAGATCTTTGTCAGCTGATAGAAAAGCTGTTCCTCTGTCATGGTGTACCTTTCGGTAATGGTGAACAGAACATGCTCTGTTCCGTAGAGCCGGACACCGTAGCGGGGATCGAAGATGAAGGTCATGATAAAGTTCAGCGTAACGAAGAAAGATATGTAATAGAGCACGACTTTCAGATCGCGGAGTTTTATACCCGATACCCGGAAGGTGAGGACAGCCAGAACCATTACGACACCTATGACTCTTACGTCGAAGGTGAGCATGACAGTAAATGTCATGGCCAGAAATCCGATGAGCTTACTCACACCGGAGAGATTGTGAACAAAAGAATCCGCCTCGTTGTAATTGAACAGCTTTTTCATTTATCCCTCCGCAAAGCCGTTTCATGGCTTATAAACCTGTCAACCAGGGATTTGGGGTTATCAATGCCTATATGCCGGGCGATATGATAGATCGATGTTTCCTTGAGCGATCCTTTTTCGACGATATCCACATTGGTGAGCACATCGCTCGAGTCCGTATCGGCTATCAGTTCCCCTTCGCTGAGCACGATGGAGCGTTTGGTGTACTCCATCATAAGGTGCATGTCGTGGGTTATGAGGATGATGGTTATTCCCAGTTTTCTGTTCAGTTCCTTCAGGAATTCCATTATCTCCGTGTAATGACGGTAGTCCTGTCCGGCCGTCGGTTCATCGAGAATGAGAATTTCCGGTTCCAGAACCAGGATGGAGGCGATGGTAACCCTTTTTTTCTGACCGTAGCTGAGGGCGCTGATCGGCCACTTCATAAAGCGCTCGAGGCCGCAGATTCTCATGGTTTTTTCAACCCGTTCCGCAATTTCCTCATCTCCGATTCCCCTGAGCCTGAGGCCGAGGGCTATTTCATCGAAAATCCGGTGTTCCGTAATCATATGGTTGGGATTCTGCATCACGTAGCCTACGACGGTGGCTCTTTCGGCGATACTCCGATTTCCGGCGTTTTCTCCATTGAAAAGAATTTCCCCGCTATGACCTTTTTCAAAGCCGCAGATCAGTTTGGACAATGTGGATTTTCCCGCACCGTTACGGCCTACAATGGCCAGCATTTCCCCTTTTTTTATACTGAAATTGATATCCTTCAGGATTTTCCGGCTCGTATAGGCGAAGGTGAGGTCCTTAACTCCCAGAGTTTCCTCTCCCTTCGCTTCGGGAAGATCAATTTCCTCGGCTCTGTACCAGCGTAGAATCTCTTCTTTATGGGAATCGATATCGATGCTGCTCATATAGGCGGGATTCATCTCCGGAGTGATTTTTATTCCGGCGTATTTGAGAAGAGTCACATAGAGCGGTTCCCGTATGCCGTACCGGAAAAAGAGATCGGAGGCAATCATGTCGTGTGGAGCCATATCGGCGACGATTTCTCCCTCATGCATCAGCACTATGCGATCCACATTTCTGTGAAGAACATCTTCGATCCTGTGCTCTATGATGATAACGGTTTTCCCCGATTTTCTGTGAATATCATCGATCAGCTCCATGGCTTTTTTTCCTGTTGCCGGATCGAGGTTCGCGAGCGGCTCGTCAAAGAGCAGGATATCTACATCGTCAACCAGAACACCTCCCAGCGAGGTCCGCTGCTTCTGGCCTCCCGAGACTTCCTGGGGTGAATTCTTCAGAACGCTGCCGAGACCTACCAGTTCTGCGACTTCCGCGGCCCTCCGCCTTAATTCCGGTGTAGGGACCAGATCATTTTCCAGGGCGAAGACAATATCCTCCACGACCGAAAGCCCGACGAACTGGCCGTCCGTATCCTGCAGCACGGTTCCGATGGATTTGGATAAATCGGAAATTTTAACAGCTGACGGATTTTTACCGGCTACCTGGAGCGACCCCTCTATCTTTCCTTTATAGGAATGGGGAATGAGTCCGTTAATACAGTTTCCCAGGGTGCTTTTTCCACTGCCGCTCGGTCCGATAATGAGGATCTTTTCGCCTTTATTAATGGTAAGATTGATATTTTTTAAAGTCGGTTTGGATTGGGCGAAATACTTGAAGGTAAAATCACTGAACCCGACTGCCGGTTCCTGTTTCATTGTCAACTCTGAATAAATCTGATTTTTAGGATGTATATAAAAAACAAGGGATGCGGCGCATCCCTTGCGGATTTATTTTGAAATGCCCTATTCGAGGCTTCCTTCTTTCGTTCTGGTTTTGGAGTAGGCCAGCAGAAGGAGAGTTCCGAATACACCGGTTGCGATGGCGCTGCTGATAAAAGCGACAAAACCCTGTGCGAACACCAGATTCACCGGCTCGGAATAGATCAGGATATCCAGAAGAGGAGCGACAATGACCCAGGCAATAAGGTGAGAAACAGCCTGTACAGCATTAAAGATAAGAATTTCCTTCAGTCCGAATACTCCCGATTCGCTGTCGATCCATTTTTTAGCCATTCCGAAAAGAAATCCCGCGACGCCGCTGGCGATGACCCAGCTCCACCAGGCTGATCCCCAGAGAAACGTATCACTGAGCGCATGACCGATAAAGGCTATGAGAAATCCCGAAATGGGCCCGAAAACCACGGCAAAGAAACTTCCGATGGCATAGGCCGTATGGAATTCTGTGTTTGCCACGGGAGAGGGGATTTTCACATACATGAAAAGAACCGTAAATAATGCCGCGCCGATAGCTGTCGCTACCAGAGTCCGAGTGTTGAATTTGAACACGCTGTACCTTCCTTTATACATAATTAAAATATAGTTAAATACATATGTATTTCTGTCAAGTAATTTTCACACCCTGTAACATAGATTCTAAACAACTGGTTATTTAGGCACAGAAATGCTAAAATTCTCTCATGGGTTACATTCTAAGCGAACTTATGCTCATCTTCCACTTTTCTCTGATTTTTTCTTTGACAGTGCTTTGCTCCATTCTCTATTTCAGAACGCGGGATAGAGTCATCTTCCGCTTTTTCAGCCTTCTGGCTCCTTTATTTCTCTATTTGCTGGTGACTCTGATCTATTATTTGTACGGGGAGGAGCTCAATCTCTTTTTCGGATCGGCTACTCAGGGGCTCTCTCTTTTCTCGCTGGTCTTTATAAGTTTTCTCATCCCCTTTGTCATTTACGGCACGACCAGTTATATGCTTTCCCTGCTGGAAATAGGCAGCCGCGAAAGAAAAATCGGCACAGCCATTACCAGGATCTGTTCTGTCATTCTCTTTCTCATCAGCCTGTTTATCATTATATATCTGAACGGAAGTAACTGGAGAGGCGCCCTGACGAGGGGACTCAATGAGCTTTTTCTCTACAGCAGTCTTTTTCTGATTCTGCCGGCCATTGTCGCCACTGTGTTTCTCAAGCGAAGCAGCGAGAGAGATAATCGCCGCCTTCTGACGGATATTATGATTTCCTTCTATCCCATGCCGGTCTATTTTACAGTGGATATCCTCTTTTTCAGAAATCTGCCCTATAAAATGGTTTATCTTTCCTATTCTATTTTTTCCCTTATGATTTATTTCTATATCTCAAGACATTTCTTTCAGCGCTATGAACCGGCGCCTGATGAGAAACCTCTCGACCTCAATGACTTTTTCCGGGAAAAAAACATAAGCGAAAGGGAACAGGAGATCATTGAACTGTTGATTCAGGGGGTGTCAAACCGGGAAATGGGCGAGACCCTCTACATTTCCTACAACACCGTAAAAACCCATGTGAGGAATATTTACAGGAAACTGGATGTGTCCAATAAGCTCCAGCTTCTCTATCTTCTCCGCCATCATAGGGACTGAATATTCCGCGATGCGCATTTATTTCCTGGTTTCACATTCATCTTCCGATCCGGAATCCCTATCACCCGAAAAGGTTAGCATCAAATACCGCTGCAGGATGAAGGTAATCATTCCCTGAGACGATTTATCAAACAGTCTCAGAGGCTTATGTTTTAAACATGAAGTATGAAAAAACCGTTTTTATGACGGGAGCCGCCGGCCATATGGGCTACGAGGGATTGAAGCTCCTGGCAGAGAACAAGTCGGTCAAATTGAAATTGCTCTCTCTGGGCGACCGGAAAAGCCGGACAATTCTGGCTCCCTACAAAGCTTATGAAAATGTGGAAATAATCGAAGGGGACCTGACTCATTATGACGATGTTCTCCGCGGCATCAGAGGATCGGATTATGTTCTTCATGTCGGGGCGATAATCCCCCCGGCAGCTGATCATTTTCCCGATCTGGCCGAACGGGTCAACTTCGGGGGAACACTCAATATCATCCGGGCCATAGGGGAGCAGGATAACTCCGACCGGATAAAGCTTGTCTATATCAGTACAGTCGCGTCCATGGGCGACCGCATGCCTCCCATACACTGGGTTCGGACCGGAGACCCTATCAAAGTGAGCCGTTTCGATTACTACGGGGCCAGCAAGGTGAAGGCGGAAAGAGCGGTTATGGAATCGGGACTGCCGTTCTGGGTTGTTCTGCGCCAGTCGGGAATGCTCCATCGCGATCTTCTGAAAATCATGGATCCCATTATGTTTCACCAGCCGCTGAACAATCATATGGAGTGGTCTTCCGCCGATGATTCGGGACGGATACTCAACAATATCTGCACTATGGATCTGCCCGATCCCTTCTGGCGTCAGGTCTATAATATCGGGGGTGGCGAGGAGTACAGGAAAACCAATTTCCAGTTTATGGCCGAAGCCTTTCAGGCTATGGGTTTTTCCGACTTCCGCAAAATTCTGACGCCGCGTTTTTTTACCTCGGGGAATTTTCACGGATGCTGGTACCTCGACTCGGACCGCCTCGATAAGTGGCTACACTTCCGTCAAACACCATATGGCGTTTTCTTTAAAAAACTGAAGGATGCCCTTCCGTCCATCTATAAACTCAACAGGTTGATACCGGCGGAACTGATAAAGAACTGGGTTATGAAACCCCTTGCCATGAAGGAACAGGGGCCGCTCAACTGGATCAGGAAAAACCGGACTGACAGAATCGAAGCTTTCTGGGGAAGCCGCCAGCAGTGGGAGAAGATGCCTGAGAAATGGGACGATTTCCAGTTGCTGCGGAACCCTGAACCGATAAAA
This window harbors:
- a CDS encoding SAM hydrolase/SAM-dependent halogenase family protein yields the protein MKDKLIVFQSDFGILEGTVSQMHGISAKVDPSLRMFDLTHMIPQFNTWEASYSLYQTCHAWPEETVFVSVIDPGVGSGRKSVVAKTADGHYIVTPDNGSLTHLKKHVGIVAVREIDESVNRVKGSEKSHVFHGRDVYAYTGARLASGVIDFEGVGPEFPVEEIVMHEIIDPELKGDVLTGVLDIEDPHFGMVWTNIPIDFFERMGIQFGDKVETEITCKGESRYNTVLPYCRTFSDVEKDSELIYNNEIGNFAIATNLGSFVEKFSIGTGNDWKVTFKKALR
- a CDS encoding SAM hydrolase/SAM-dependent halogenase family protein, whose translation is MNNLLVLQSDFGLNDGAVSAMYGVAKGVSKDLEIHDLTHGITPFQILEGSYRLFQTVQFWPEGTVFVSVVDPGVGTTRKSVVAKTTTGHYIVTPDNGTLTHMKQKFGIESLREIDESVNRLKGSENSHTFHGRDVYAYTGARLASGVIDYEGVGPELNVDDIIEMDIEQALISEGRIDGTVEVLDIRFGHLWTNINGEMLDEAGFKLNDELEVLVTYKGERRYRSIVPYVRSFGNVGMLEPLIYVNSMLMAAVALHQGDFSATYKIGAGPEWKITLRKIK
- a CDS encoding energy-coupling factor transporter transmembrane component T family protein, whose product is MKKLFNYNEADSFVHNLSGVSKLIGFLAMTFTVMLTFDVRVIGVVMVLAVLTFRVSGIKLRDLKVVLYYISFFVTLNFIMTFIFDPRYGVRLYGTEHVLFTITERYTMTEEQLFYQLTKISKYAATIPFGLLFFLTTHPSEFAASMNRIGLHYKVAYTVSLTLRYLPDIYSEYQIISKAQQARGLEMSKKQKFGKRIKEYFKMIFPLIMSSLDRINNISDAMDLRGFAKHNKRTWYHTRKLSRNDIMVIIFTVTIFAGSVAVTIFINHGRFWNPFI
- a CDS encoding ABC transporter ATP-binding protein, with product MKQEPAVGFSDFTFKYFAQSKPTLKNINLTINKGEKILIIGPSGSGKSTLGNCINGLIPHSYKGKIEGSLQVAGKNPSAVKISDLSKSIGTVLQDTDGQFVGLSVVEDIVFALENDLVPTPELRRRAAEVAELVGLGSVLKNSPQEVSGGQKQRTSLGGVLVDDVDILLFDEPLANLDPATGKKAMELIDDIHRKSGKTVIIIEHRIEDVLHRNVDRIVLMHEGEIVADMAPHDMIASDLFFRYGIREPLYVTLLKYAGIKITPEMNPAYMSSIDIDSHKEEILRWYRAEEIDLPEAKGEETLGVKDLTFAYTSRKILKDINFSIKKGEMLAIVGRNGAGKSTLSKLICGFEKGHSGEILFNGENAGNRSIAERATVVGYVMQNPNHMITEHRIFDEIALGLRLRGIGDEEIAERVEKTMRICGLERFMKWPISALSYGQKKRVTIASILVLEPEILILDEPTAGQDYRHYTEIMEFLKELNRKLGITIILITHDMHLMMEYTKRSIVLSEGELIADTDSSDVLTNVDIVEKGSLKETSIYHIARHIGIDNPKSLVDRFISHETALRRDK
- a CDS encoding ECF-type riboflavin transporter substrate-binding protein, which produces MYKGRYSVFKFNTRTLVATAIGAALFTVLFMYVKIPSPVANTEFHTAYAIGSFFAVVFGPISGFLIAFIGHALSDTFLWGSAWWSWVIASGVAGFLFGMAKKWIDSESGVFGLKEILIFNAVQAVSHLIAWVIVAPLLDILIYSEPVNLVFAQGFVAFISSAIATGVFGTLLLLAYSKTRTKEGSLE
- a CDS encoding LuxR family transcriptional regulator, encoding MGYILSELMLIFHFSLIFSLTVLCSILYFRTRDRVIFRFFSLLAPLFLYLLVTLIYYLYGEELNLFFGSATQGLSLFSLVFISFLIPFVIYGTTSYMLSLLEIGSRERKIGTAITRICSVILFLISLFIIIYLNGSNWRGALTRGLNELFLYSSLFLILPAIVATVFLKRSSERDNRRLLTDIMISFYPMPVYFTVDILFFRNLPYKMVYLSYSIFSLMIYFYISRHFFQRYEPAPDEKPLDLNDFFREKNISEREQEIIELLIQGVSNREMGETLYISYNTVKTHVRNIYRKLDVSNKLQLLYLLRHHRD
- a CDS encoding NAD-dependent epimerase/dehydratase family protein; amino-acid sequence: MKYEKTVFMTGAAGHMGYEGLKLLAENKSVKLKLLSLGDRKSRTILAPYKAYENVEIIEGDLTHYDDVLRGIRGSDYVLHVGAIIPPAADHFPDLAERVNFGGTLNIIRAIGEQDNSDRIKLVYISTVASMGDRMPPIHWVRTGDPIKVSRFDYYGASKVKAERAVMESGLPFWVVLRQSGMLHRDLLKIMDPIMFHQPLNNHMEWSSADDSGRILNNICTMDLPDPFWRQVYNIGGGEEYRKTNFQFMAEAFQAMGFSDFRKILTPRFFTSGNFHGCWYLDSDRLDKWLHFRQTPYGVFFKKLKDALPSIYKLNRLIPAELIKNWVMKPLAMKEQGPLNWIRKNRTDRIEAFWGSRQQWEKMPEKWDDFQLLRNPEPIKIDQGYNSGKEDRKLQLKDCRIAAAFRGGLCLSPRMHHGDIYSPLDWTCSCGEEFSASPFTVLRGGHWCPRCDLDSENYSRRAAANPFFAQVYR